The DNA segment GAGGTGCTGCGCGTGGGGAGCGAGACCGGAGTCCGCGGCGACATGCAGGACGTGCGGCTCGTCCAGCGCGGCGACCCGAACGCGAAGGCCGCCGAGCTCCGGGACGCCCCCGTCGTCGCCGCCACCACCGCGGCCTGCGGCTCCCGCGTGATGCGCGAGTGCGAGTTCGACGTGGCGCTCGTCGACGAGGCCTCGCAGCTCACGGAGCCAGGGACCCACGCCGCGATCAACCTCGCGGACCGGTTCGTGCTCGTCGGCGACCACGAGCAGCTCCCGCCCGTCGTCCGCGCCGAGAACGACCTCAAGACCTCCCTTTTCCAGCGGCTCATCGAGGCGTACCCGGACGCGAGCGTCATGCTCGACCGCCAGTACCGGATGAGCCAGCGCATCCAGGCGTTCGCCTCCGCGGAGTTCTACGACGGCGCGCTCCGCCCGGCGACGCCCGAGGTGGCGGGACAGACCCTCCGCGACCTCGGCGTCGACCCCGCCGACCTCCCCGACGGGCTCGCGGGCGGCGTCGACTTCGTCGACCCCGACGGGACCCGCGACGGCAACCGGAACGTCAGGGAGGCCGAGCGCGTCGCGGAGGTCGTCGACGCCTACCTCGGGGCCGGCGTCGACCCCGACGACGTCGGCGTCATCGCGCCGTTCCGCGCGCAGGTCGCGGAGATCGGTCGGCGCACGCCCGTTACCGTCGACACCGTCGACCGGTTCCAGGGCTCCTCGAAGGAGGTGATCGTCGTCTCGCTGGTCGCGACCGGCGACCTCGACGGGCCGATCTTCGAGGACCACCGCCGGATGAACGTCGCGCTCACGCGGGCGAAAAAGCAGCTGACGCTGGTCGGCGACGCCGACGCGCTCGGCTCGGAGCCGTTCTACGAGCGCATGTTGAACTGGGCGCGGCGGTGAGACGGGTATCGCACCGATTCGTTTACACCGGCGAGCGACAGCGCAGATCGGTTATAAATCGGTGCAGTGGCGCGTGCCTGCGAGGCCGCCCCGCGGCCGAGCAGCACGCGCGAGGGACGCCGCGAACGCCCGTAGGGCGTGAGCGGCGAGGCTGGGGAGGCGTGAGGTTGTCGTGCTGTGCGGTGCGGGGCGGGACTCAAAGGGGCAGTCGCGAGGACGACGCAGGCGACGTAAGCACCGCAACGAAGGAGCGTAGGCGACTGAGTGAGGAGCACAGCGAGCGTGCGCCGTCCTCGCGGCTGGGGCTTTGGAGGTGTTCACCGCGACGTCAACGATTTATAAATAAAGAGGCACGTTCGCGTCCCGTCAATCGTGATGATTCCGCCGACCGTTCTCCGCGGAGACTGCAGTCGCGTTATCTTATAGATCGTCGACCGCGTCGAGCGCCGCCTCGATGTCGGGGACGTCGAACCACTGCCGGCCGGTGTAGGCGTTCGTCCCGGCCGCGTACATCTCCGAGACCGCCTCGACGACCGCCGCGGGGAGCGGGTCGGGGTCGCGCTCGCAGAGCTCGCGCCAGTCGTCGATGTCGCGGCCCGCGACCGCCGCCTTCGCCTCTTTTACCGCCTCGACCCACTCGGGGTCGTTCGCCCGGTACCACTGGCGGACGACCTCCTTCGAGATCCCGCGCCCGCCGTAGGAGAAGCGGTTCTCGTCGAACGTGCCGACCACGTCGGCGACGCGCAGTTCGCCGTCGGCGTACAGGCACTCGATCTTCCCGTCCTCGTGGGCGAAGCCGGCGGCCTCGGCGCGCTCGGTGACGACCCGGTTCACTTCTCGCGCGAGCGACTCCAGGGCGTCGACGTCGGCGGCGCCCGCGATCCGGTCGGCCTCCTCGCGGGTCAGGTACCGGTCCTGCTCCTCGTACTTCGTGGAGAACTCCACGATCGGCTCCGGGAGGTCGACGGGCTCGTCGGGCCACTCGTCGGCGGTGACACCGGAGTCTGCCTTGGGGCCGGAGTCCGCGTCGAGACCGAAGTCGGCGGGGTCGGCGCGCCGGCGCAGGCTGGAGCCGACCGGGACGCGGTTCCGGAAGACGACCTCCAGCGGGACGAGGTAGTTGTCCCGGCCCGCGGCGTGGAAGGCGTCGTAGTCGTAGCCGGCCTCGGGCCCCTCGTACGGCAGGTCTGGGACCTGCGTCAGGTCGATGGCCATCTCCGTCGGCGGGGCGGTCGCGTCGGCGAGGGGGACGGCTTCGGGCTCGTTCCCGTCGCTCGCTCCCGGCTCGCTTCCGGCCTCGGCGCCCGCCTCACCCGGGTCGACGACCCCGCGATAGTGAGTCGGGACGCCCTCGTCTTCCAGCAGCTCGAAGTTGAACGCGCCCATCGCGCAGAGGCTCGCGCCCTTCCGCGGGATCGCGTCGGGCATCTGCCCCCAGTCGAACACCGAGTACGCGTCCGTGAAGATGAACCGACCGCGGCCGAGCGCGTCGGCGGTCGCGGGCTCGTCGACGCGGAACTCCTTGACGCTCGTCATACCTCACCCGGCGACCGCCTCCCCCATGAATCTTTCACTTACGTGGTCACCTCTCGTCTTCGGTCTCGCTGATGATCCATGAACGTGGTACAAATCGGAGCGAAGCGGCGACGCAGTCGCATCGAAAGGACCACACTCGTCGCGGGCGCATCGCCGTCCATGCACGAGGCGCGCGAGGTCGTCGTCCTCCGGTACGGCCATCGGCCCGGACGCGACGACCGCATGACGACGCACGTCGGGCTCACGGCCCGGGCGCTCGGGGCGGACCGCGTGATCCTCCCCGACAACGCCGGCCAGTCCGCGGAGACGGTTCGAGACATCACCGACCGGTTCGGCGGCCCCTTCGCGGTTGAACTCCGGGAGGACCAGAAGGCGATCGTCCGGGGATTCGAGGGCGTCGTGGTCCACCTCACGATGTACGGCGAGCGCGTACAGGACGTCGAGGGGGAGATCCGGGAGGCGGTCGGGCTCCCGGATACGAGCGAGGATCCGGCGGCCCCCCGCGACCTCCTCGTCGTCGTCGGCGGCGAGAAGGTGCCGTGGGCGCTGTACGAGCGCGCCGACTTCAACGTGGGCGTGACGAACCAGCCGCACTCGGAGGTCGCCGGGCTCGCGGTG comes from the Halorubrum depositum genome and includes:
- a CDS encoding phosphoribosylaminoimidazolesuccinocarboxamide synthase: MTSVKEFRVDEPATADALGRGRFIFTDAYSVFDWGQMPDAIPRKGASLCAMGAFNFELLEDEGVPTHYRGVVDPGEAGAEAGSEPGASDGNEPEAVPLADATAPPTEMAIDLTQVPDLPYEGPEAGYDYDAFHAAGRDNYLVPLEVVFRNRVPVGSSLRRRADPADFGLDADSGPKADSGVTADEWPDEPVDLPEPIVEFSTKYEEQDRYLTREEADRIAGAADVDALESLAREVNRVVTERAEAAGFAHEDGKIECLYADGELRVADVVGTFDENRFSYGGRGISKEVVRQWYRANDPEWVEAVKEAKAAVAGRDIDDWRELCERDPDPLPAAVVEAVSEMYAAGTNAYTGRQWFDVPDIEAALDAVDDL
- a CDS encoding tRNA (cytidine(56)-2'-O)-methyltransferase, which codes for MHEAREVVVLRYGHRPGRDDRMTTHVGLTARALGADRVILPDNAGQSAETVRDITDRFGGPFAVELREDQKAIVRGFEGVVVHLTMYGERVQDVEGEIREAVGLPDTSEDPAAPRDLLVVVGGEKVPWALYERADFNVGVTNQPHSEVAGLAVFLDRLFDGEELEREWVDADREVVPEATGKTVVDADEGEDESD